In one Candidatus Caldatribacterium sp. genomic region, the following are encoded:
- a CDS encoding acetate kinase, translating to MVSLNILVVNCGSSTVKYQLFRMEDENRYEVMAKGIVERIGIPGSRLEHHSASGDFVDEQAVPNHRVALELVIKALTSGKASVLSSVREIDAVGHRVVHGGERFTGSVLITEEVLEAVRLCADLAPLHNPPNILGIEACQELMPGVPQVAVFDTAFHGTLPEYAYIYAIPYEYYEKYRIRRYGFHGTSHRYVAERAAKMMGRELGELRLITCHMGSGVSFAAILHGKSIDTSMGFTPLEGLVMGTRCGDIDPAIIFFLMEKEGLSAKEVEEILNKKSGVLGISGISSDTRDIEDAAPHNHRARLTLEIIAYRAKKYIGAYYAILGGLDGLVFTAGIGENSSYIRKSICSGLEHLGIFIDDERNTVRRREAFISRDDSPVKVMVIP from the coding sequence ATGGTGTCCTTGAATATCCTTGTAGTGAATTGCGGGAGTTCAACCGTTAAGTACCAGCTCTTCCGGATGGAGGATGAGAACCGTTACGAAGTTATGGCGAAGGGCATTGTGGAGCGTATTGGAATTCCTGGATCCCGGCTTGAGCACCACTCTGCTTCAGGAGATTTCGTCGATGAACAGGCTGTGCCGAATCACCGTGTCGCCCTTGAGCTTGTCATCAAAGCGCTCACTTCTGGGAAAGCCAGTGTTCTCTCGAGCGTTCGAGAAATCGACGCAGTGGGACACCGTGTCGTCCATGGAGGGGAAAGGTTCACCGGTTCCGTGCTCATTACTGAAGAAGTGCTTGAGGCTGTTCGGCTCTGTGCAGATCTTGCCCCCCTCCACAATCCTCCTAATATTCTCGGTATCGAGGCCTGTCAGGAACTCATGCCGGGAGTCCCCCAGGTAGCGGTCTTTGACACTGCTTTTCATGGAACGCTTCCCGAATACGCCTACATCTATGCCATTCCCTACGAGTACTACGAGAAGTACCGCATCCGAAGGTATGGTTTCCATGGAACCTCCCACCGGTATGTGGCAGAGAGAGCGGCGAAAATGATGGGACGAGAGCTTGGGGAACTTCGGCTCATCACCTGTCATATGGGAAGCGGGGTGAGCTTTGCGGCCATTCTCCATGGAAAATCCATCGACACCTCCATGGGATTTACGCCGCTTGAGGGTCTTGTCATGGGGACCCGCTGTGGGGATATCGACCCGGCCATCATCTTCTTCCTCATGGAGAAGGAAGGCCTTTCAGCAAAAGAGGTTGAGGAAATACTCAACAAGAAGAGCGGAGTTTTGGGGATTTCGGGAATAAGCAGTGATACTCGGGACATCGAGGACGCCGCTCCGCACAACCACAGAGCACGCCTCACCCTTGAAATTATTGCTTACCGAGCCAAGAAGTACATTGGCGCGTACTACGCTATCCTTGGAGGTCTTGATGGACTCGTGTTCACGGCTGGGATTGGAGAGAACTCCTCCTACATTCGGAAGTCCATTTGTTCTGGTCTTGAGCACCTTGGGATTTTCATTGATGATGAGAGGAATACGGTGCGGAGGAGAGAGGCATTCATCAGTAGGGATGATTCACCGGTAAAGGTGATGGTCATCCC